In the genome of Neovison vison isolate M4711 chromosome 3, ASM_NN_V1, whole genome shotgun sequence, one region contains:
- the ABCB9 gene encoding ABC-type oligopeptide transporter ABCB9 has product MQLWKAVVVTLAFMSMDVGMTTAIYILSHLDRSLLEDIRHFNIFDSVLDLWAACLYRSCLLLGATIGVAKNSALGPRRLRASWTVIALVCLFVGIYTMVKLLLFSEVRKPVRDPWFWALFVWTYISLAASFMLWWLLSTVRPDAKALEPGAEAEADGFPGEPRPPREQASGATLHKLLSYTKPDVAFLVAASFFLIVAALGETFLPYYTGRAIDGIVIQKSMEQFSTAVIVMCLLAIGSSFAAGVRGGIFTLIFARLNIRLRNRLFRSLVSQEMSFFDENRTGDLISRLTSDTTMVSDLVSQNINIFLRNTVKVTGVVVFMFSLSWQLSLVTFMGFPIIMMVSDIYGKYYKRLSKEVQNALARASSTAEETISAMKTVRSFANEEEEAEVYSRKLQQVYKLNRKEAAAYTYYVWGSGLTLLVVQVSILYYGGHLVISGQMTSGNLISFIIYEFVLGDCMESVGSVYSGLMQGVGAAEKVFEFIDRQPTMVHDGNLAPDRLEGRVDFENVTFTYRTRPHTQVLQNVSFSLSPGKVTALVGPSGSGKSSCVNILENFYPLEGGCVLLDGKPISAYDHKYLHRVISLVSQEPVLFARSITDNISYGLPTVPFEMVVEAAQKANAHGFIMELQDGYNTETGEKGAQLSGGQKQRVAMARALVRNPPVLILDEATSALDAESEYLIQQAIHGNLQKHTVLIIAHRLSTVERAHLIVVLDKGRVVQQGTHQQLLAQGGLYAKLVQRQMLGLEPAADYSAGHKDPPGGAHKA; this is encoded by the exons ATGCAGCTGTGGAAGGCGGTGGTGGTGACCCTGGCCTTCATGAGCATGGACGTCGGCATGACCACGGCCATCTACATCCTCAGCCACCTGGACCGCAGCCTGCTGGAGGACATCCGCCATTTCAACATCTTTGACTCGGTGCTGGACCTCTGGGCGGCCTGCCTCTACCGCAGCTGCCTGCTCCTGGGAGCCACCATCGGTGTGGCCAAGAACAGCGCCCTGGGGCCCCGGCGGCTTCGGGCCTCCTGGACGGTCATCGCCCTCGTGTGCCTCTTCGTGGGCATCTACACCATGGTGAAGCTGCTGCTCTTCTCTGAGGTCCGCAAGCCGGTCCGGGACCCGTGGTTCTGGGCCCTCTTCGTGTGGACTTACATCTCGCTCGCCGCTTCCTTCATGCTCTGGTGGCTGCTGTCCACGGTGCGGCCGGACGCCAAGGCCCTGGAGCCGGGGGCTGAGGCCGAGGCTGACGGCTTCCCCGGGGAGCCCCGACCCCCTCGTGAGCAGGCATCGGGGGCCACGCTGCACAAGCTGCTGTCCTACACCAAGCCTGACGTGGCCTTCCTCGTGGCCGCTTCCTTCTTCCTCATTGTGGCAGCTCTGG GAGAGACCTTCCTTCCCTACTACACTGGCCGGGCCATTGATGGCATCGTCATCCAGAAGAGCATGGAGCAGTTCAGCACGGCCGTCATTGTCATGTGCCTGCTGGCCATCGGCAG CTCATTTGCCGCAGGTGTTCGGGGCGGCATTTTTACCCTCATATTTGCCAGACTGAACATTCGCCTTCGGAACCGTCTCTTCCGCTCACTGGTGTCCCAGGAGATGAGCTTCTTTGACGAGAATCGCACAG GGGACCTCATCTCCCGCCTCACCTCGGACACCACCATGGTCAGCGACTTGGTCTCCCAGAATATCAACATCTTCCTGCGGAACACGGTCAAGGTCACGGGCGTGGTGGTCTTCATGTTCAGCCTCTCATGGCAGCTGTCGTTGGTCACCTTCATGGGCTTCCCCATCATCATGATGGTGTCCGACATCTACGGCAAGTACTACAAG AGGCTCTCCAAAGAGGTCCAGAATGCCCTGGCAAGGGCCAGCAGCACAGCCGAGGAGACCATCAGTGCCATGAAGACCGTGCGGAGCTTTGCCAacgaggaggaagaggcagaggtgtATTCCCGGAAGCTCCAGCAGGTGTACAAGCTGAACAGGAAGGAGGCCGCAGCCTACACCTACTATGTCTGGGGCAGCGGG ctcacgCTGCTGGTCGTCCAGGTCAGTATCCTCTACTACGGCGGCCACCTCGTCATCTCGGGGCAGATGACCAGCGGCAACCTCATCTCCTTCATTATCTACGAGTTTGTCCTGGGAGACTGTATGGAG tctgTGGGCTCCGTCTATAGTGGCCTGATGCAGGGAGTGGGGGCCGCCGAGAAGGTGTTCGAGTTCATTGACCGGCAGCCAACCATGGTGCATGATGGGAACTTGGCCCCTGACCGCCTGGAGGGCCGGGTGGACTTTGAGAACGTGACCTTCACCTACCGCACTCGGCCCCACACCCAAGTTCTGCAG AATGTCTCCTTCAGCCTGTCCCCAGGAAAGGTGACCGCGCTCGTGGGGCCCTCGGGCAGTGGGAAGAGTTCCTGTGTCAACATCCTAGAGAACTTCTACCCGCTGGAGGGGGGCTGCGTGCTGCTGGACGGAAAGCCCATCAGCGCCTATGACCACAAGTACCTGCACCGCGTG ATCTCCCTCGTGAGCCAGGAGCCAGTGCTGTTCGCCCGCTCCATCACAGACAACATCTCCTACGGCCTGCCCACCGTGCCCTTCGAGATGGTAGTGGAGGCCGCACAGAAGGCAAATGCCCATGGCTTCATCATGGAGCTCCAGGACGGCTACAATACAG AGACTGGGGAGAAGGGCGCCCAGCTGTCGGGTGGCCAGAAGCAGCGGGTGGCCATGGCTCGGGCTCTGGTGCGGAACCCACCTGTCCTCATCTTGGACGAAGCCACCAGCGCTCTGGATGCGGAAAGCGAGTACCTG ATCCAGCAGGCCATCCACGGCAACCTGCAGAAGCACACCGTGCTCATCATCGCGCACCGCCTGAGCACGGTGGAGCGCGCGCACCTCATCGTGGTGCTGGACAAGGGCCGCGTGGTGCAGCAGGGCACGCACCAGCAGCTGCTGGCCCAGGGTGGCCTCTACGCCAAGCTGGTGCAGCGGCAGATGCTGGGGCTCGAGCCCGCCGCGGACTACTCAGCTGGCCACAAGGACCCGCCGGGCGGCGCCCACAAGGCCTGA